The Streptococcus parasanguinis genomic sequence TGGGTAGAGCATTGGTCATTAATTTTAAATACATGGGACCATAGATTTTGAGCGGATATTTTTCTCCTAGATACTCAAAATAAGTATTTGAATCAAAGGTCCTATTACTTTCTTCTATTTTAGGAACAATATAGTCCTTCCAGATCCGGTTATACATTTCTTCCTGACTCATTACTCCACTAGCCTTGACTACTGTGTCCATTTCATCTTGGTCAATGTAAATTGCTTCAACTACTTGCAAAGCTTTTTGAACTTTTCCCTCTTCATCGAGAGGAGCTTCATTTTGTTGCAGACTATATTTAGAAATCCCGTCACTCGGAGCTGATCTCATATATGAAGGATCATGATCAAATGTTCTGTATTTATTACCACTCTTAGCATTCCAATCAAATGATGCAGCTGGTCCTGTCTTATCAAAATGAATGTTTTTTCGATCGATTTTCTTCTGTACTTCTTTATTCGAAGAACCTTGTTTTTCTACAGTTCCTTGTTTGCAGGCACTCAAACATACTGGTATAAGTACCGAACATAAGACAAGGCCCCATTTTATTTTCTTCTTCATTCCATCTCCTCCTGATCTCTTCCTCATTTTACCATCAAACTCCCCTTTTGTCAGTCAAATAGATAAGAGGCTGGGACAAAAGTCCTAGCCTCTCAATTATTTTTGGATTGTCAAGCAAGACGCAGTGGTTGAGTGGGCTCTACTACGCTGATTTCATCAGCTTTTACAGCCCTACTCAACTGTGCGGAGGTGGGACGACGAAATCGAATTCTAACGAATTACCGATTTCTGTCCCACTCTCTTTATTTCATATATATCATCCCTGTACAGGCTTGCTCTGAAAGTTCAACAAAGCCTAGTGACTGGTAAAAGGCTAGATTCTTCTCGCTACGTTCTGTGACGAGGAGCCGTTGATAGACATTTGGGAAGGTCGCTAAAGCCTCTGTTAAGAGTTTCCTTCCAATGCCTTGGCGCTGGTGATCTGGTCGTACCAAAAGGTCCTGTACCAAAAGGACAGAGTGGCCATCTCCTACCAAGCGAATGTAGGCGACGAGCTCTTTCTCATCATAGACGGCCAACTGCCAGAGACTGGCTTTGACGGCTTCTTCTAACATAGCTGGGTTCTTGGTATAATTGGTCCATCCAACCGAGCTGTAGAGTGCGAGTAGGTCTTCCATCGCTGGAATTTCTTTTTTATAATGTAACATCTTAACTCCTTTTTAAGGTATAGTGCTGGAAGAAGGCGATATCTCGGTAAGGGGACTCTTGACAAACGGCCAGCTCCATCTCAAGCATAGACTCTCGCCAGCCTTCTTGGCCTTTGAAGCGGTTGTCCTGCAAGGCATAAAAGACTCGAATTCCTTGGTAATCCTTGACTTCAAGGGCTAAGTCTTCTACTGCTGCACCGAGATCATAGGCCTGAGCCAAGCCCATGGAGTGAGTTTCCAAGTCCTGACCTGCTAAGAGATCAAGCGCCTTTTGAGTATCATTTTCAAAGACGACTGTCTGCAGAACGCGGCCAACCTCATTATGCTTGACGATAGAGAGCAGGCCTCCTGGTTTCAAGAGACGAGTGAATGCCTTTAGAATCACCTTGCGATCCTCTACATACTCCAAGACATTGTGGCAGAGAATGACATCAAAGCTAGCATCTTCAAGACTTGCTAACTGGTCCAGACTTCCGACGAGTTGCTGGTAAGGATGGTCCTGGGCCCGCAAAGCCACCATTTCCTCATTAGGTTCCACAGCAAGGACCTCATTGTTTTGTGCCAGGTGGTTGGCTACAAAGCCAAAACCACTCCCGAAATCAAGCACCCGTTTTCCCTTGATGTCCTGTAATTGGGCAAAAAGGATATCATAATAGATCTGTCCCCAGGGTTGCCGGAGGTTCTCTAAATAGGCTTGAATATTTGCGGCCATCGATCTCCTCCTATTTGAAATTGAACATCTTGCTCGCTAGCTTGTCCGAGATTCGTGGGAAAAGGGTATAGAGCTTGTGGGTCAGGTTCAAAAGCCAAGGAAGATTGAGCTCACGTTTTGGTTTTCCAAAGTTCTTCACAATCTTCTTGGCTACAAAGTCCGGTTCCAAAATGTAGCGATCCACAGCTTTCACATAGCTTCCGTCTGGGTCTGCCTGATCAAAGAAAGTGGTCCGAATGGGGCCTGGATTGACCGTCGTCACATGGACACCAAAGGGCATCAGTTCCAAGCGCAGGGCATTGGAGAAACCAATGGCCGCAAACTTGGTGGCCGAATAAAGGCTGGATTTGGCAGTTGCGACGAGACCCGCCATGCTGACGATGTTGACGATGTGCCCCTTGCCTGCTTCCTTCATGTGCGCACCCATCAAGCGTGAGAGCTGCATGAGGGCAAAGGTATTGACTTCAAACATGGCATGAATTTGCTCATTGGTAATCTGGTCAAACTCTTCAAAAATCCCATAGCCTGCGTTGTTGACCAAGATATCAATCTGTCCATAGCGCTGATAGAGCTCTTCTACCAAATCTTGGACGGCTGAGGAATCAGTGATATCGATCCCGATGCATTCAGCTTGAGGATGACTAGCATAGAGTTGTTCCAGTTTTTCTTGATTTCTACCTAGGAGAATCAGCCGATCTTCAGGGAGGAGCTTGACCATTTCTTGGGCCAAGCCTCCACTTGCTCCTGTTATGAGAATGGTGCGCATCTTAGATCTCCACTTCTTCCAAATCTTTGACGACATAGACATTTTCAAAAATGCTGGACGCATCCTTGCGCAATTGGCTGATGTCTTTTGATAAGAAGCGAGCACTGATGTGGTTCAAAAGAAGGCGCTTG encodes the following:
- a CDS encoding GNAT family N-acetyltransferase — protein: MLHYKKEIPAMEDLLALYSSVGWTNYTKNPAMLEEAVKASLWQLAVYDEKELVAYIRLVGDGHSVLLVQDLLVRPDHQRQGIGRKLLTEALATFPNVYQRLLVTERSEKNLAFYQSLGFVELSEQACTGMIYMK
- a CDS encoding class I SAM-dependent methyltransferase, whose protein sequence is MAANIQAYLENLRQPWGQIYYDILFAQLQDIKGKRVLDFGSGFGFVANHLAQNNEVLAVEPNEEMVALRAQDHPYQQLVGSLDQLASLEDASFDVILCHNVLEYVEDRKVILKAFTRLLKPGGLLSIVKHNEVGRVLQTVVFENDTQKALDLLAGQDLETHSMGLAQAYDLGAAVEDLALEVKDYQGIRVFYALQDNRFKGQEGWRESMLEMELAVCQESPYRDIAFFQHYTLKRS
- a CDS encoding SDR family NAD(P)-dependent oxidoreductase, whose translation is MRTILITGASGGLAQEMVKLLPEDRLILLGRNQEKLEQLYASHPQAECIGIDITDSSAVQDLVEELYQRYGQIDILVNNAGYGIFEEFDQITNEQIHAMFEVNTFALMQLSRLMGAHMKEAGKGHIVNIVSMAGLVATAKSSLYSATKFAAIGFSNALRLELMPFGVHVTTVNPGPIRTTFFDQADPDGSYVKAVDRYILEPDFVAKKIVKNFGKPKRELNLPWLLNLTHKLYTLFPRISDKLASKMFNFK